The nucleotide sequence ttttaccgacggaaaccacaattccgtcggtaaaatatcGGCAGCACAGTAAAATTTGCGATATATTATCGACGGAATCCAGAAATCTGTCGGACATTCCCGACGGAATCATGGATTTCGTTGGTACTTCCCAACGGAATCTTGGATTCCGTCGGGAATGACCGACGGATTCCTGGTTCCCGCCGGTAATTTCCGACGGAATTACGGATTCCGTCGGTATATTGCCCGACAGAATATATTCAATCGGGCATTGTCGTTACCTGCAGTTTACTTTTTTATCGACGGATAAAATATTCAGTCGGTATATTACCGACAGAACATATAATTCCGTCGGAATGTACCTACTGAAtagtatttccgtcggtaaattgaaTTGCCGACCAAATTACTCCCGATAATATGTATTttgtcggtattccgtcggtaatgtaacataccgacggaataccgatGAAATATTCAGTCGTTAATAATAGTTATTTTTGTAGTGTATATACACATGACACAATTATATTATAGGTCGTCGTCATGGTAAAATAATAACTTGCAAATTAGTATACGAGATCATAATTTATATTAAAAGGAGGTCCAATCAAAATATTCTTCCTAAAAAAATAATCGTTGGCCATGATAGAATGGATGCATAAACCGGTTAAAAATGAATACTATGGACGCGATTAGATATATAAGGCGATTATAACACTTTGGAGTTTTTTTTCACAAAAAAACTAAAACTAGATTATAATATTACAATTTTGATACTGTGCGCGTCTTCTTATACACGCCCGTGCGCgtcttctgtttttttttaaaaaaaaatccaagattTTCTCATTAATAAAATTTCGCTTTTCTGTTTTAAAACCTAACTTTTACTCTCCTTGCTCGTCTCCTCGCTCGCCTCGGCGTTCTGCCTCCGCCTCCGCCTGAACAGAGTCTCTgtctccgcctccgcctccgcctccgcctccgcctccgcctgaACAGAGTTCAGGACAGGAACATCGTCGTCTTCCTTGCTCGCCTCGGTGTTCCTCGGTTACTCTCCTCGCTCGCCGTTCCGCGGAGTTCCTAGTCTTCGCCTCGGTGTTCCTCCGTCGCATTCTCCATGAAATTAAAGAGCGAGAAGCGATGAAATTGGCAACGACACCACGCTGAGCAACAATTAAGCTGTGGATGACGACGAGAAAGAGAATATGGAATCGACGAGCTAAAGGGAATAGGGAAGTTCATGCATCGTAATCTTATTCGGTTGCATCAACTCTTCTGAATTTTATGGTCAATTGGTCGTCCTTCATGATCAACTCGTATGCTTAGCAAGTGTTTGAGCGGATGAGATCGATGACGTTGGCCGTGGAGACCTTGAAAGCAGACGATTTGAAGCCGAAAACCGGGAATGGATCGGCGAATCCCTTCGTCTCGCTGGAATTCCGAGGCAAGCGCCGCCGCACTGCCACCAAGCTCTACTCCCTTAGCCCCTGCTGGGACGAGACACTGCTCTTCCCTGTCGCTGACCCCCTCGACCTCCCACAGAGCACGATCGAGGTCTCTGTCTACCACGACAACTCCAACTTTAACTCAACCGCCCAACATCGCAACAGCTTCCTCGGTCGCGTCCGCCTGTCGGGTTCTTCCGTCGCGCCATGCCGCCTCGACGCTGCGCTCTAGCTTTGTCCTCTCGATAAGCGCAGCTTCTTCTCCAACACCGAGGCGAGCGAGGAAGGCCGAGGAACACCGAGGCGAAGACTAGGAACTCCGCGGAACGGCGAGGAACACCGAGGCGAGCGAGGAAGACGACGATGTTCCTGTCCTGAACTCTGTTCAGGCGGAGGCGGAGACAGACTCTGTTCAGGCGGAGGCAGAACGCCGAGGCGAGCGAGGAGACGAGCGAGGAGAGTAAAAGTTAGGTTTTAAAACAGGAAAGTGAAATTTTATTGATGAGAAaatcttggattttttttttaaaaaaacaaaagacgCGCACGGGCGCGTATAAGAAGACGCGCACAGTATCAaaactgtatatatatatatatatatatatatatcgaattTACATTATACTATGTTAAGTGTAGATAATAATATATTTAGTTATGAATTTTAACTTATAATATTACAGTTTTGATACTGTGCGCGTCTTCTTATACGCGCCCGTGCGcgtcttctgttttttttttaaaatccaagATTTTCTCATCAATAAAATTTCGCTTTTCTGTTTTAAAACCTAACTTTTACTCTCCTCGCTTGCCTCGGCGTTTTGCCTCCGCCTCCGCTTGAACAGAGTCTTTGTCTCCGCCTCCGCCTGAACAGAGTTCAAGACAGGAACATCGTCGTCTTCCTCGCTCGCCTCGGTGTTCCTCAGTTACTCTCCTCGCTCGCCACGGCGTTCCTCGCCGTTCCGCGGAGTTCCTAGTCTTCGCCTCGGTGTTCCTCGGCCTTCCTCGCTCGCCTCGGTGTTGGAGAAGAAGCTGCGCTTATCGAGAGGACAAAGCTGGAGCGCAGCGTCGAGGCGGCATGGCGCGACGAAAGAACCCGACAGGCAGACGCGGCCGAGGAAGCTGTTGCGATGTTGGGCGGTTGAGTTAAAGTTGGAGTTGTCGTGGTAGACAGAGACCTCGATCGTGGTCTGTGGGAGGTCGAGGGGGTCAACGATAGGGAAGAGCAGTGTCTCGTCCAAGCAGGGGCTAAGGGAGTAGAGCTTGGTGGCAGTGCGGCGGCGCTTGCCTCGGAATTCCAGCGAGATGAAGGGATTCGCCGATCCATTCCGGGTTTTCGGCTTCAAATCGTCTGCTTTCAAGGTCTCCACGGCCAACGTCATCGATCTCATCTGCTCAAACACTAGTAGAATTTTGACTTTTTACTTCGTATATTCACCGAAGTCATAGATAGATAATTATCGAAGTAGACGCATGTGAAGTAATAGGGTATTATTTTACTTCATCCTATTACCGAAGTCGTATCCAGGAAAAAAGCgaagtctttgaccagttcaaggAGGCAAACCCGGTTCAAAGTTGGACCGATGCTGAAGTAAAAAAACATCTTTTACTTCGTTTGTTTTGTAAAGTGCCAAAGTAAAAAATGATATATAACTGCATGATTTAAATGGATTGCCGAAGTAAAATAATATCTATTACTTCATTGGTTGTGTAATGTGCTAAAGTAATAGATGATATGTAACGTCACGGTTTATATTGATTGGCGAAGTAAATATAATCTATAACCTcactatattttttattaatcgaAGTAGTTAGTATTATGTTACTTCATAGTTTATATTTATTAACAAAGTAATTGATTGTTAAGACTTCATTGTTTTGTATTATAACGAAGTAATTGATAAAATACGACTTCGCAATTATTAAACTATGGTGAAGTAAATGTTACCTTTGACTTCGACACAATTTTAATGTGacgaagtaaaaatatatttttcacttcatcaaaattaaacaatatatatatatatatatatatatatatatatatatatataaaacaaaatGACAAATACCATAACAATCCAGAAATTTAGCCATCAATccacaagtatatatatatccataacTCCACAAGCATAACCAAAAAATACATCCACAAACCAAAAGTGTATCCACAGGTATGTATGTCCAAATATCCATaatgcaaaataaaatatttatcctaACCTACACGACCCATTTAGGCATCTAGATACGAGTAGATaaattcgctccattcacttctgacttcatcatattgAGATTGGTTGTAATATTGATTCTTGATTGTTCCTGCAAActattatgtaaaaaaaaaaatacaaaaatgcattagatttataaaatctacaaaaatgcattagatttataaaatcattacattcattatatatcataaagaagaaaCTCACCATCTTCTCCAACTGTAGATTTTCACATTcaactatctctttcatgtacctcatcacacaatatccacattcaacaaaACCACTTTGTTTTAGATTACCCTATAATGTAATCAAAAAAGTAATGCAACAattacaatccaaataataagaacTATCCATTCATGTGTTAATATATATGTACAATACATACCGTCAATTGCTTAAAACCTGGTGCTTTAGCAATACCCTTTGAGGCATTGTACatcttgaccccactacattttaaaaagtaaaaaagttatatttttcatatttataagtGAATGCATTCAAAATCAACACAATCTACTACATACTTTGTCACCATAGTTTTCCATGCATCGTCTCGGTTTCTATTAGACAtagagtccaataaatatatcatatttttatctTCATTGACAATAGTCAAGATCCAATAGTACCtgctaaaataaaaatataacattgactaaTATGTAGTAagaattgataaataattaaaatattatccAGTGTTATATGGGATGAGGCAGATGCTGTCTCTACACACTGCTTTCAACTGATCGGCAATATGTTGTGATATGTCACGATCATCTTTACCAAGTGGGCATGTAGGTATGTTGCCGGGATCCACAAATGAAACATAATCAGCCCTGTCTTCATCACTCAAATATTTATAGAGGTAACTGCACTCAAAGATTATATAACTTGGTTAGAAATGTTTCAAAGTGTGGGAAAGttccaaataaaatattaaaatgcaaACAAACATTGTAAGTTAGACATAACATACCCCATGTAAATCAAAATTTGTCTGGCACCTATCTCTCTCATCTCCATAAAACACAAGATATCTTCTCTTAGCAACCGAATACTTTTAGGACGTCCAAACATAGTGTCCTTAAACTCTACGTATATGGTCTCTGATTCATTCATCAATCTAACAACATGTGAGTAGATATACTTGCATGCCATGGGTAATGTCTTTTCAATATCCTTGAACTTGTCACGATGACCAAGAACATCACGATGACCAAGAACATCCGATAGAACATCCTTGATATTGTTTGGACCTTCTATCTGATTGAATCCAAGATTTATCCATTTCAATACAAGCAAAATCCCAAAAATTTATAACAAAGATCTTCTTCAAACTACTTCAAGGACTTTATCTTTCTTCAATGTGAATTTGAACAAAACCTAAACAAATATTATAGTAAAAAAGCAATAGTTTTTTAGTGTTTTATACTAAAAAAAATACTGCATAAAACTATAGAATCCAACACTTAGGAGATCATAAAACATAATCAATTCAATGATATGCTTAAATCATGTATTTATCTGATGGTAGaacaatattatttatttttgcaaaaaaataaaggtaAAAGATCATCCAATTCCCTTTTaccaatcaaatcaaatcaaaagtaTTATTCATAAGAATGCATATGATGTTACTTTACTATACAACTTACTAACTCTTTCAAAGAagatgaaattaaaaaattataaaattttaatgaacTGCATTATCAGAGAAAACAAAAAAATGAAGCCCAATTCAAACTGAGAACATGCATGTGTTAATTCCCATACACAATAATGAATGAAAATTTacagacatatatataaataggaAAAGCCATGCATATTGAAGGTAGATATTTAGTGGAAGAAATCCATGAATCATGTGACAGAACCTAGCAGCAACCGCAGTAAAACCAACAATATCCTATACAAGCTAATAATAAACTTATGAGAAGACATAGAAGTGGATTGCCATGATATGAAATTAAGATATTAGGAACTTCAACAAGCATATCTTTTTGCCATTGACTACCTATTATTTGGAACCATGACCTTAATAAAGAATAACTTGTAAGCAAACAAATTAATATTGCAGGTGTTAGCATATTTGGAGGTGTAAGCATATGCCGTGTAATAAACATGTTCAAGCGTCTGAGCAACAGTCATAAACCATTTGAAGAACCAATTCAAATCTAATAAACAAAAGCATAAGATGGATGTTGACAATTAAATTCATAGGTGGCAGCAAAGTATAAAAACTTAATATCTTATTCTTACCAACCATAATTACAAATAATGAATTGTAGCTAATATGAGTGCTCAAGAGAAATGATTCAATACACAGAATTCATAAAACAATCACATTTATATATAAATAGGAAAAGCCATGCATATTGAAGGTAGATATTTAGTGGAAGAAATCCATGAATCATGTGACAGAACCTGGCAGCAACCGCAGTAAAACCAACAATATCCTATACAAGCTAATAATAAACTTATGAGAAGACATAGAAGTGGATTGCCATGATATGAAATTAAGATATTAGGAACTTAAACAAGCATATCTCTTTGTCGTTGACTACCTATTATTTGGAACCATGACCTTAATAAAGAATAACTTGTAAGCAAACAAATTAATATACAGGTGTTAGAATATTTGGAGGTGTAAGCATATGCCGTGTAATAAAAATGTTCAAGCATCTGAGCAACAGTCATAAACCATCAGAAGAACCAATTCAAATCTAATAAACAAAAGCATAAGATGGATGTTGACAATTAAATTCATAGGTTGCAGCAAAGTATAAAAACTTAATATCTTATTCTTACCAACCATAATTACAAATAATGAATTGTAGCTAATATGAGTGCTCAAGAGAAATGATTCAATACAGAATTCATAAAACAATCACATCTATATGATAATTGCATTGTTCATTTGGCATTCTTTCAAATAACTTCTGGTTAATGAACCCATAGCATTCAATGGGGATGTAATGTCATTCTTTCTAATGTTCATTCTGGTTAATGAACTCATAAAATCTAAGAATGAAATACACAGCAACATGAACAAGGAACATACAAATGGAGAGGAAATAGGCCTAATTTATATTTTCCCAAAAAATGGGTTTTTATAATCAAGATTCCAACTCTTACGTTAATAGAAAGTGAGAAATAGGCCAGTGACAAAGACTTGCCTGCTCAAATTCATTCATTCTAAGGTTAATCGAGACCAAGAGCAGAATGACAAGGTTGAAGAAGATAGGAGTTGCGATTGGGtgaatcattatttttttaacaaccaaacaaaataaaaagaagagatatCTATAGGAAGAACATTAATGACACAACGTAGGAAAGAAggggtggagaaggaagaaaccTAGTGTCGGGTGATGCACGGCTGGACGACGCACAGCTAGGGACGGAGACGCAGGCTGGAGACGCGGAGAACGGAGATGCAAGGCTTGAGACGCGGAGGACGGAGATGCAAGAAAAAACAGAGGCGCGGTTGGAGACACGAAGGTCGGAGGCGCGCAAGCTCGATGGAGATGAAAAAAACGGCGATGTGCGGTGAAGCCGTGAAGGTGGAGCCGTGGAGACGCACGCTAGGGCTTGGAATAGTTTTTAAGTGGTTTCGTTTTCTAGGTGAAGTTTATTTTATAGCAAATTTAATTATAATGTTAATTAAGAAGTGAGAtgggaagataatttttaaggttaCGTGATTTATTTTAGAAGGTTAATAATTATAATGTTAATTAAAAAATGAGAtgggaagataatttttaaggttaCGTGATTTATTTTAGAAGGTTAATAATTATaatgttaattaaaaaaatgagatgggaagataatttttaaggttaCGTGATTTATTTTAGAAGGTTAATAATTATAATGTTAATTAAAAAGTGAGAtgggaagataatttttaaggttacatgatttattttaGCAAGGTTAATAATTATAATGTTAATTAAGAAGTGAGAtgggaaattatttttttagcgGTTAATTATAATGTTAAttatgagatggaaaattagaagTCTAATTAATTCCATCGGGTTCATCTTTTTACTTcacacaaaaatatatatatatattttaaactttttttactttatcaaaattaatgtaccgaagtaaaatattattaaaattaatagtgAAGCTCTTGTTTTTTAAATTctgaagtaaaaaataatattttacttcgCTAGTATTATTAATGAAGTTAATTGTTATATATTACTTCGTTATTAACAATCGCCGAAGTAAAGAGTGGCGAAGTAAAAGGCTAAAATTCTACTAGTGAAACACTCGCTAAGCATACGAGTTGATCATGAAGGACGACCAATTGACCATAAAATTCAGAAGACTTGAAGAGTTGATGCAACCGAATAAGATTACGATGCCTGAACTTCCCTATTCCCTTTAGCTCGTCGATTCCATATTCTCTTTCTCATCGTCGTCCACAACTTAATCGTTGCTCAGCGTGGTGTCGTTGCCAATTTCATCGCTTCTCGCTCTTTAATTTCATGGAGAATGCGACCGAGGAACACCGAGGCGAAGACTAGGAACTCCGCGGAACGGCGAGGAACGCCGAGGCGAGCGAGGAAGACGACGATGTTCCTGTCTTGAACTCTGTTCAGGCGGAGGCGGAGGTAGAACGCCGAGGCGAGCGAGGAGACGAGCGAGGAGAGTAAAAGTTAGGTTTTAAAACAGAAAAGCGAAATTTTATTGATGAGAAAatcttgaattaaaaaaaaaaaacagaagacgCGCACGGGCGCGTATAAGAAGACACACAgtatcaaaactatatatatatatataatagtagTGTAATGCAATGCAATCTGATCGAaggttaaaattattaatttcttaattgcacTCTATGTTCCTTTATTATCATTATTCATTGGCAATACAAATTTTATAGAATAAATTTCTATTATATATTAAAACTTATGAGTACCATGtgtaattttttgattttttaaaaatatttttatagttttaatactGTAATCCAAACCCTACATCCTTGAAACACaactctaaattttaaatcataagttctaaaaaaaaaaaaaatatacttgatGTTTACAAGGTGAGCACCAAAAACTTAGAATAGAATTCTTATATATGAGTTTTGATATCTTATATACTTTACCTTGCACATTTAGTTCACACCCAAAATTTTTTTTcgattcaaattttttttatgtttaatacTATAACAAAACCcctaaaggtagatccgctactttAGCGGCATAACCCAACCCCTAAACTCTAAACTTTGTAAGCGTCACTGATGTTAGACGCCTAAATAGGGCGTCTAGGATAACAAATAGCTTACTATAAATGTTAATGACGATAAATATTTGCATTGATTTTTTTTCATTGCAATGTTAATGACTATAAAAATATGctataaaaatagttttgaatgatttaattagattaataaatCTTTGAAAACGTATATATGGTTATTATAAGAAATATTGAATGTGGGTGCCTAGATGATTAGAGGATAATCTTTTGTtacaatataaaaattatttgattaatttaacttaaataaatgGATCGATTTCTATCATCATATTAATTAAGTAGCTTATTCTAAGTTGGATCATCCAATTACACCTCCATCGAGTAACCATGCCCCACCATCAACAATATATTCTTCACTAAAGTCGAAGTAAGAGTTACGCCAATATTTAGAACACTGCTTTCTCATGAAGTCAAGTTCAAAGTCTAAAGCCTACCCTGAAACCTCTTGGAACGTGCGTGCAATATGCGAACATTCTCACCACTCTTTAATACTCAAACAGTTTCTTCCATCAGCACCAACAAACAAGACTCTCTCTCTTGCTCtttctctttcattttttttctaaaaaaaaaaaaatgatttcagaAAACATAAATGTTCATTCTAAATGATAAGCTGAGTATACCTGCTAATTTATATACTAGCCTTCTCACTTCACCTCTAACTgtgttttttcttttccaatttatGATCAGCAATAAAACTTATTGTGAAAATTAAAGCCATTTTGATACTTATGATACTTACAAATGAGAGGGAGCCATGTCCTTTATGTCAGAGTGCATGAAAGCCAAGATCATCAGAACAGCAAGTATTGCTAAAGGAAGCAGCAGCAGCATGGAAGGTGGAGGAGGCAATGGAGGAAGTATAAGAGGAAGGATCAAGAGAGACAAGGTCAGTAAGCCAAGAAATATTAATGTTTTCAAGCTGAAGTAATTCCCTCTGTCCTCATGAGGCTCTTCTGTGGCTGAATCTCTCGCCaatcccttcttcttcccttcccctTCTCCTTCCATCAGATCAATTACTTAACAGTCTGAGAGGATTCAAAACAGATCTGAATCCTTTCTGTTCTTCTCTCTGAACTCATACTTCATGCTCATAATTAACAGTATATAAGAAAGCGTGATTggataaataaaaaacaaacctTTTTAATTTGTTGTTGAAGAAGACAGAATTTTAGATGAAACAGGCTGTTCATGATCCAGCAGTAGTGTCTTTTTCTAATATTGGAAATGTCAGGAAAGATAAAAACCATAAAGGCAGTAAGAACAGCTTCtttatattaattaaatgttTACCTGTGTTTGGTGATCGATGAACTCTGTGCTAGCTGAATCTGagggaggatgagagggagaagcCTTGAGACGTTGTCTCAATTAAGTGGGAAGGAAGGATGCAGTGGTTTCCAAGTTTGAAGTATTGTTTGAGGACCGTGATGTGGCATTTTCCAATTGCCATGCAAGTGGTGGGGTGGCGATGATGTAAAGGGAGTTTAATTTCTTTGTTTgttggagaaataaaagagcttTGATGTTTAAGGTTCCTCTCCCCTAGACATCCTTCTGGCCATATTTTAATCTCTGTCTTATCCCCATCTTGTCTCTTCCTAGATCTCATCACCAGTTAGCCTATGAAATTgggatttctttctttctttctattctttctttctttcttgtgtTTGGCCACGCCTCGTTTCATTGAATAATGACGCGCCGTTTGATGATTAGTTCTCGATGGCTTTTCAATTTAATTGTGG is from Zingiber officinale cultivar Zhangliang chromosome 7B, Zo_v1.1, whole genome shotgun sequence and encodes:
- the LOC122005321 gene encoding uncharacterized protein LOC122005321, translated to MLYFYFSRYYWILTIVNEDKNMIYLLDSMSNRNRDDAWKTMVTNGVKMYNASKGIAKAPGFKQLTGNLKQSGFVECGYCVMRYMKEIVECENLQLEKMFAGTIKNQYYNQSQYDEVRSEWSEFIYSYLDA